The Pedobacter roseus genome contains a region encoding:
- a CDS encoding acyl-ACP desaturase, which translates to MSFFADKRREVMVHIEKYMLEMMDTYLKPIDTNWQPSDFLPDSTSDTFYQDIRILRDNAKDLSYDLVAVLVGDTITEEALPTYESWLAMVQGPSMKEDGGWMKWNRHWTAEENRHGDLLNKYLYLSGRVDMRQMEISTQYLIADGFDIGTGHDPYRNFIYTSFQEMATNISHRRVASLAKKDGDTLLSRMCGVIASDEARHAKAYKDFMNRIFEVDPNEAMLAFEDMMRQKIVMPAHFLREVGLKIGQTFGHFTDAAQRLGVYTAIDYVEIMQQLIEDWKIEGMRDLNEAGEKARDYIMALPSRLLRVAERMKTPTIDYKFSWIAG; encoded by the coding sequence ATGAGTTTTTTTGCAGATAAAAGAAGGGAAGTAATGGTGCATATAGAAAAGTATATGCTGGAGATGATGGACACCTATCTTAAACCAATCGATACTAACTGGCAACCGTCTGATTTTCTTCCTGATTCTACTAGCGACACATTTTATCAAGATATCAGAATTTTAAGGGATAATGCAAAAGATCTTTCTTATGACCTGGTAGCTGTATTAGTAGGTGATACAATTACGGAAGAAGCTTTACCAACATACGAATCGTGGTTAGCCATGGTACAAGGCCCAAGCATGAAAGAAGATGGCGGCTGGATGAAGTGGAACAGGCACTGGACTGCAGAGGAAAACCGTCATGGTGATTTATTAAATAAATATTTGTACCTATCTGGTCGTGTAGATATGCGCCAAATGGAGATTTCTACGCAGTACCTTATTGCTGATGGTTTCGATATCGGAACTGGACATGATCCTTACCGTAACTTTATCTATACTTCTTTCCAGGAGATGGCGACCAATATTTCGCACAGAAGGGTAGCTTCTTTAGCGAAAAAAGATGGTGATACTTTGTTGTCTAGAATGTGTGGTGTAATTGCATCAGATGAAGCGAGACATGCAAAAGCATATAAAGATTTTATGAACCGTATTTTCGAGGTTGATCCTAATGAAGCGATGTTGGCTTTTGAAGATATGATGCGCCAGAAAATTGTAATGCCAGCTCATTTCTTACGTGAGGTAGGTTTAAAAATCGGTCAAACCTTTGGTCACTTTACCGATGCGGCACAGCGTTTAGGCGTTTACACAGCGATTGATTACGTAGAAATTATGCAACAGTTGATTGAAGACTGGAAAATTGAAGGCATGCGTGATTTAAATGAGGCTGGTGAAAAAGCCCGTGATTATATTATGGCTTTACCTTCGCGTTTATTACGTGTTGCGGAACGTATGAAAACCCCAACGATTGATTATAAGTTTAGCTGGATTGCTGGATAA
- a CDS encoding DUF808 domain-containing protein: protein MASGFFAILDDIGALMDDVAVTAKVAAKKTAGILGDDLAVNAEKSTGFLSSRELPVLWAITKGSLVNKIIIVPIALLLNVFFPVAIKVILVLGGLYLAYEGVEKVVEYFFHRPKPSHVEAKEVTQEGEAAEKAKIRSAITTDFILSIEIVIIALGSVLDEKLTIQIMTVSVIALLATIGVYGIVALIVRMDDAGYRLMKASGEKGILSAIGKILVKSLPVIIKILSIVGTVALILVSGGIFAHNIAFLHHIFPSFPSILREFAFGLIAGLILVVLLALGKKLVSLIKA from the coding sequence ATGGCTTCGGGTTTTTTTGCGATTTTAGATGATATAGGTGCGTTAATGGACGATGTTGCCGTAACGGCAAAGGTGGCAGCTAAGAAAACGGCTGGTATTTTGGGCGATGACCTGGCGGTAAATGCAGAAAAATCTACCGGCTTCCTTTCTTCACGAGAATTACCCGTATTATGGGCAATCACAAAAGGTTCTTTAGTGAATAAAATCATCATTGTTCCGATTGCATTGTTGCTTAATGTTTTTTTTCCGGTTGCAATTAAAGTAATCCTGGTATTGGGTGGCTTGTATCTCGCCTATGAAGGGGTAGAAAAAGTTGTAGAATATTTTTTTCATCGCCCTAAACCGTCGCATGTTGAAGCTAAAGAAGTTACCCAGGAAGGTGAAGCAGCAGAAAAGGCAAAAATCAGATCTGCTATCACAACCGATTTTATCCTGTCGATAGAGATCGTTATTATAGCATTAGGCAGTGTTTTGGATGAAAAGCTTACCATTCAGATTATGACTGTTTCGGTTATCGCATTACTGGCCACCATTGGCGTTTACGGTATCGTTGCACTTATTGTAAGGATGGATGACGCTGGCTACCGTTTAATGAAAGCCTCGGGCGAAAAAGGTATACTTTCAGCAATCGGAAAAATCCTGGTTAAATCACTACCTGTTATCATCAAAATTTTAAGTATTGTCGGGACAGTGGCTCTAATATTAGTATCGGGAGGAATCTTTGCGCACAATATTGCTTTTCTGCACCATATTTTCCCTTCTTTCCCATCAATCCTTCGTGAATTTGCTTTTGGATTAATAGCTGGATTAATTTTGGTAGTGTTGCTAGCTTTAGGCAAAAAACTTGTTAGCCTTATCAAGGCCTAA